Proteins encoded within one genomic window of Jiangella mangrovi:
- a CDS encoding flavin-containing monooxygenase — MSQDIVIIGAGQAGLAAGRALAIAGHEPLLLDAAPAIGHSWRERWDSLRLFTPARFDGLPGLPFPGDPDHHPGKDEVADYLRSYASTFDLPVRLSSPVLRLTRSGDGFALATPDGEIEARQVVVATGPFQRPVVPPHSLTVPSPHTSEYRRPGQLPDGPVVVVGGGNSGVQIAAELAASGRSVTLAVGTRQPALPQRLLGRDLFHWLNRVGVVRIPSDTRIGARIRRREPLIGTSLRALRRDGVRLAGRVVAASGDTVTTADGGTLRVSAVVWATGYRVDHGWIDIEGAVGPDGAPVHTRGAGVVPGLHYLGLPYQYSRGSALLGWVGDDAGRLATRVAAPVNAGDAARRRTAAR, encoded by the coding sequence ATGAGCCAGGACATCGTCATCATCGGGGCCGGCCAGGCCGGTCTCGCCGCGGGCCGCGCGCTCGCGATCGCCGGACACGAGCCGTTGCTCCTCGACGCGGCCCCCGCCATCGGGCACAGCTGGCGCGAGCGCTGGGACTCGCTGCGGCTGTTCACCCCCGCCCGCTTCGACGGGCTGCCCGGCCTGCCGTTCCCCGGCGACCCGGACCACCATCCCGGCAAGGACGAGGTCGCCGACTACCTGCGCTCCTACGCCTCGACGTTCGACCTGCCCGTGCGGCTGTCGTCGCCGGTATTGCGGCTGACGCGCAGTGGCGACGGGTTCGCGCTGGCCACGCCGGACGGGGAGATCGAGGCGCGGCAGGTCGTCGTCGCGACCGGGCCGTTCCAGCGTCCGGTCGTCCCGCCGCACTCCCTGACGGTGCCGAGCCCGCACACGTCGGAGTACCGGCGGCCCGGGCAGCTCCCCGACGGCCCGGTCGTGGTGGTCGGCGGGGGCAACTCCGGCGTCCAGATCGCCGCCGAGCTCGCCGCGTCCGGGCGGTCCGTCACCCTCGCCGTCGGCACCCGGCAGCCCGCGCTCCCGCAGCGGCTGCTCGGCCGCGACCTCTTCCACTGGCTGAACCGCGTGGGCGTCGTCCGGATCCCGTCGGACACCCGCATCGGCGCCCGGATCCGCCGTCGTGAGCCGCTGATCGGGACCAGCCTGCGCGCCCTTCGTCGTGACGGGGTCCGGCTCGCCGGCCGCGTGGTCGCCGCGTCGGGCGACACCGTCACGACGGCCGACGGCGGGACCCTCCGCGTCTCCGCCGTCGTCTGGGCGACCGGGTACCGCGTCGACCACGGGTGGATCGACATCGAGGGCGCGGTCGGCCCGGACGGCGCGCCCGTGCACACCCGCGGCGCCGGCGTCGTGCCCGGCCTGCACTATCTCGGCCTGCCGTACCAGTACAGCCGCGGCTCGGCGCTGCTGGGCTGGGTGGGCGACGACGCGGGCCGGCTCGCCACCCGCGTCGCCGCGCCCGTCAACGCGGGCGACGCAGCGCGACGTAGAACAGCAGCGCGCTGA
- a CDS encoding AraC family transcriptional regulator, with the protein MAAQRWVGWVSVRPGRLTYAGALGSAAEHAHHAVQLMVTAGAPILLADGDGVEREFRGVVVPPNVPHAILRGSTDALLVLIDPFSATGRSLPGGDGDGVRSVSSWRTVPGGDGGRWSSVEAAEEFVESVAGSGAVPEEPEHPAVLEAAALVRERIDDGQLRLGDLAAAVGLSESRLGHLFSAQAGLPFRRYVLWQRLQRALALLAGGASLTDAAHGSGFADAAHLTRTFVRMIGAPPSRLAKDVRWVEQPNRSSLGPGSARTLEA; encoded by the coding sequence ATGGCAGCGCAGCGATGGGTCGGCTGGGTGTCCGTGCGCCCGGGGCGGCTGACGTACGCCGGCGCCCTCGGGTCCGCCGCCGAGCACGCCCACCACGCCGTCCAGCTCATGGTCACGGCGGGCGCGCCGATCCTGCTGGCCGACGGCGACGGCGTCGAACGGGAGTTCCGCGGCGTCGTCGTCCCGCCGAACGTGCCGCACGCGATCCTGCGCGGCAGCACCGACGCGCTGCTGGTGCTGATCGACCCGTTCTCGGCGACGGGGCGTTCCCTTCCGGGTGGCGACGGCGACGGCGTCCGCTCGGTCTCGTCGTGGCGGACGGTCCCCGGCGGCGACGGCGGCCGCTGGAGCAGCGTCGAGGCGGCCGAGGAGTTCGTCGAGTCGGTGGCCGGGTCGGGCGCTGTTCCCGAAGAGCCCGAGCACCCGGCCGTCCTCGAGGCCGCGGCACTGGTGCGCGAACGGATCGACGACGGGCAGCTGCGCCTCGGTGACCTGGCCGCCGCCGTCGGGCTGTCGGAGAGCCGGCTCGGGCACCTGTTCTCCGCGCAGGCCGGGCTGCCGTTCCGCCGCTACGTGCTGTGGCAGCGGCTGCAGCGGGCGCTGGCGCTGCTCGCGGGCGGCGCGTCGCTGACGGACGCGGCGCACGGGTCCGGCTTCGCCGACGCCGCCCACCTGACGCGCACGTTCGTCCGGATGATCGGCGCGCCGCCGTCGCGGCTGGCGAAGGACGTGCGCTGGGTGGAACAGCCGAATCGTTCAAGCCTCGGGCCCGGGTCGGCCCGCACGCTGGAGGCATGA
- a CDS encoding metallophosphoesterase, with the protein MTHPPRQPARRARRARRAGIVAAALAAVLVGATWPASYATTEAAEAEEAAEAAEAAAERARPAAAVAPPSLTPADGAYLEGVVTVASVPATAGDDVTSLAVDGTPIEGATPTVGVSTLNFDVGSNSTEARYRNYVLVNGTHRIDLGDAVNERVSLDIPNDQLRQGENTVEVFAGTVSSSCGTNYDDFVLSDFTLELLGEVADGEANEFSYSFGDGSCGSNTSLLLTAELTFDVASEPQGTTGLTAEVDTTALANGPHEIVARTASNTTVTHTVTVNNAPTGAPHLAPADGTLTAGIQPVFASFPAGTPGGVPNLTVDGAEPVTAPTLGDGAATFGFDVGSNSLDVRYHNHLLVNGKKIDLGGDYVSRRVDFAIPNQYLRPGENVITIVTGGRNESCGVNRDDFTLSNLALTLTEGTATGQQIAPSYAMGDGSCGTSTTALREVELRYVIDAPATHQRPTLGSGLATVSFDIATNSMEARYHNHLLVNGMKIDLGGDYVSQRVDVTIPNEWLMPGWNTIDLVTGTFPTSCGNNRDDFVVSNVTVTPAEGTATAQRPQASYGMGDGDCGSTANPFREVDLNFVIEAPSRGLRADLDTAELPDGSHTVAASSTTGEVATRVLTTDNTAPEVVTSTPAAGSTLTSAVVLDVAIDDASGVLSGPSVTLDGAEVPLGGLVGPGLSPGNHTLVVSATDVLGNAAEREIVFTSAGIPDVPAELSPASGSVDVGATASLSARVATPGGGPVEATFSQAEVFSADTAWQGSTATMPTTLRVPGERPVSTRDLAPLDGRTVAAPTSRELTYQRFDIRVRANVDTPFLRWEGVVDPQRQASLHVWDPAAGTWDAVGTARGAVEGNTVLSATVAQRYVDRGRVHVLVTAQDPFADDMDPGDPEGFADPSTYDFSIVHFTDTQYISEGAVEQETAEERAVWASAYQGIVDWVVDNADQRKIAYAAHTGDIIENNTRPALDEPMRQQVIGEFEFSSEQQGVLDGAGIPNGVIAGNHDNQSGRETGPESLYNEYYGPDRYAAADDQWESASYGGPWREGDNQNHYDLFSAGGLDFVVVGLSYGVTKEEADWATSIFQRFPDRNGILLSHDYLVPSSNPDGRLAGFSAPDGALLYRRVVEPNPNVFLVLAGHEHGVATNIKPQVGGSIGRGVVELLADYQFYTVSAERLGLTEVGGYEPDDQLQFGASFFRLLQFDVDRSEMIVDTYSPLLANFGATEFDTDGRYDGTEDNMVLPVDLQTRTTTFQTDALALYAPVAEVGSVTVDSGAVATVSWPSLEPGTTYAWIVTATSAGGGVTAAEPAVFTTAAADGGPGRWDARSPLWPYFSEE; encoded by the coding sequence ATGACGCACCCCCCACGTCAGCCCGCCCGCCGCGCGAGACGCGCGAGACGGGCCGGCATCGTCGCCGCGGCACTGGCAGCCGTGCTCGTCGGCGCCACCTGGCCGGCGTCCTACGCGACGACGGAGGCGGCTGAGGCCGAGGAGGCGGCTGAGGCCGCCGAGGCCGCGGCCGAGCGCGCGCGGCCCGCTGCCGCCGTCGCGCCGCCGAGCCTCACGCCCGCCGACGGCGCGTACCTCGAGGGTGTCGTCACCGTCGCGTCGGTCCCGGCGACCGCGGGCGACGACGTCACGAGCCTGGCCGTCGACGGCACCCCGATCGAGGGCGCCACCCCGACCGTCGGCGTCTCGACGCTGAACTTCGACGTGGGCAGCAACTCGACCGAGGCGCGCTACCGCAACTACGTGCTGGTCAACGGCACCCACCGCATCGACCTCGGCGACGCCGTCAACGAGCGGGTGAGCCTCGACATCCCGAACGACCAGCTGCGCCAGGGCGAGAACACCGTCGAGGTCTTCGCCGGCACTGTCTCGTCGAGCTGCGGCACCAACTACGACGACTTCGTGCTGTCGGACTTCACGCTGGAACTGCTCGGCGAGGTCGCGGACGGCGAGGCGAACGAGTTCAGCTACTCCTTCGGTGACGGCAGTTGCGGCTCGAACACGTCGCTGCTGCTGACCGCCGAGCTGACCTTCGACGTCGCGAGCGAGCCGCAGGGCACCACCGGCCTGACGGCGGAGGTCGACACGACGGCGCTGGCGAACGGCCCGCACGAGATCGTGGCCCGGACCGCGTCGAACACGACCGTCACGCACACCGTCACCGTCAACAACGCCCCGACCGGCGCCCCGCACCTCGCCCCGGCCGACGGCACGCTGACGGCGGGCATCCAGCCCGTGTTCGCGTCGTTCCCGGCGGGGACGCCCGGCGGCGTGCCGAACCTCACCGTCGACGGCGCCGAGCCGGTCACCGCGCCGACCCTCGGCGACGGCGCGGCCACGTTCGGCTTCGACGTCGGCAGCAACTCCCTCGACGTCCGCTACCACAACCATCTGCTGGTCAACGGCAAGAAGATCGACCTGGGCGGCGACTACGTGAGCCGCCGCGTCGACTTCGCCATCCCGAACCAGTACCTGCGCCCGGGCGAGAACGTCATCACGATCGTCACCGGCGGGCGCAACGAGTCGTGCGGCGTGAACCGCGACGACTTCACCCTGTCGAACCTGGCGCTGACGCTCACCGAGGGCACCGCGACGGGGCAGCAGATCGCGCCGTCGTACGCGATGGGTGACGGGTCCTGCGGCACCAGCACGACGGCGCTGCGCGAGGTGGAGCTGCGCTACGTCATCGACGCGCCGGCCACGCACCAGCGGCCCACGCTCGGGTCGGGCCTGGCCACCGTCAGCTTCGACATCGCCACCAACTCCATGGAGGCGCGTTACCACAACCACCTCCTGGTCAACGGCATGAAGATCGACCTCGGCGGCGACTACGTCAGCCAGCGCGTCGACGTCACCATCCCGAACGAGTGGCTGATGCCGGGCTGGAACACGATCGACCTGGTCACCGGCACGTTCCCGACCAGCTGCGGCAACAACCGCGACGACTTCGTGGTCTCCAACGTGACGGTGACCCCGGCGGAGGGGACGGCGACGGCGCAGCGCCCGCAGGCCAGTTACGGCATGGGCGACGGCGACTGCGGGTCGACGGCGAACCCGTTCCGCGAGGTGGACCTGAACTTCGTCATCGAGGCGCCGTCGCGCGGGCTGCGGGCCGACCTCGACACCGCCGAGCTGCCCGACGGCTCGCACACCGTCGCCGCGTCGTCGACGACGGGCGAGGTGGCCACCCGCGTGCTGACGACGGACAACACCGCGCCCGAGGTGGTCACCAGCACGCCGGCGGCCGGTTCGACGCTGACGTCCGCTGTGGTCCTGGACGTCGCGATCGACGACGCGTCCGGCGTGCTGTCCGGTCCTTCGGTGACGTTGGACGGCGCGGAGGTGCCGCTGGGCGGGCTGGTCGGGCCGGGGCTGTCGCCCGGGAACCACACCCTGGTGGTCTCGGCCACCGACGTGCTGGGCAACGCCGCGGAACGCGAGATCGTCTTCACCAGCGCCGGCATCCCGGACGTCCCGGCGGAGCTGTCGCCGGCCTCGGGGTCGGTGGATGTGGGTGCGACGGCGTCATTGTCGGCCCGCGTGGCCACGCCGGGCGGCGGTCCCGTCGAGGCGACGTTCTCGCAGGCCGAGGTCTTCAGCGCCGACACCGCCTGGCAGGGCTCGACGGCGACGATGCCGACGACGCTGCGGGTGCCGGGGGAACGGCCGGTGTCGACTCGCGACCTCGCGCCGCTGGACGGGCGCACGGTCGCCGCCCCGACCAGCCGCGAGCTCACCTACCAGCGGTTCGACATCCGGGTCCGCGCGAACGTCGACACGCCGTTCCTGCGGTGGGAGGGCGTCGTCGACCCGCAGCGGCAGGCGTCGTTGCACGTCTGGGACCCGGCTGCGGGGACGTGGGACGCGGTCGGGACCGCGCGCGGCGCCGTCGAGGGCAACACCGTCCTGTCGGCCACCGTCGCGCAGCGCTACGTCGACCGCGGGCGCGTGCACGTCCTGGTCACCGCGCAGGACCCGTTCGCCGACGACATGGACCCCGGTGACCCCGAGGGCTTCGCCGATCCGTCGACCTACGACTTCTCGATCGTCCACTTCACCGACACGCAGTACATCTCCGAGGGCGCCGTCGAGCAGGAGACGGCCGAGGAGCGCGCCGTCTGGGCGTCGGCCTACCAGGGGATCGTCGACTGGGTCGTCGACAACGCGGACCAGCGGAAGATCGCCTACGCCGCCCACACCGGCGACATCATCGAGAACAACACCCGCCCGGCGCTGGACGAGCCGATGCGCCAGCAGGTCATCGGCGAGTTCGAGTTCTCCTCGGAGCAGCAGGGTGTGCTCGACGGCGCCGGCATCCCGAACGGCGTCATCGCCGGCAACCACGACAACCAGTCCGGCCGCGAGACCGGGCCCGAGTCGCTGTACAACGAGTACTACGGCCCGGACCGCTACGCCGCCGCCGACGACCAGTGGGAGTCGGCGTCGTACGGGGGTCCGTGGCGCGAGGGCGACAACCAGAACCACTACGACCTGTTCTCGGCCGGCGGCCTGGACTTCGTCGTCGTCGGGCTCTCCTACGGGGTGACGAAGGAGGAGGCCGACTGGGCCACCTCGATCTTCCAGCGGTTCCCGGACCGCAACGGCATCCTGCTCTCGCACGACTACCTGGTCCCGTCGAGCAACCCGGACGGGCGCCTGGCCGGGTTCTCGGCTCCTGACGGCGCGCTGCTCTACCGCCGCGTCGTCGAACCGAACCCGAACGTGTTCCTGGTGCTGGCCGGCCACGAGCACGGCGTCGCCACGAACATCAAGCCGCAGGTGGGCGGGTCGATAGGGCGTGGGGTGGTGGAGCTGCTGGCGGACTACCAGTTCTACACGGTGTCCGCCGAGCGGCTCGGGCTGACGGAGGTCGGCGGCTACGAACCGGACGACCAGCTCCAGTTCGGGGCCAGCTTCTTCCGCCTGCTGCAGTTCGACGTCGACCGCTCGGAGATGATCGTCGACACCTACTCGCCGTTGCTGGCAAACTTCGGCGCGACCGAGTTCGACACCGACGGCCGGTACGACGGCACCGAGGACAACATGGTGCTCCCGGTCGACCTCCAGACCCGGACGACGACCTTCCAGACCGACGCGCTGGCGCTGTACGCACCGGTGGCGGAGGTGGGATCGGTGACCGTCGACTCGGGCGCGGTGGCGACGGTCTCGTGGCCCTCGCTCGAGCCGGGGACGACCTATGCGTGGATCGTGACGGCGACGAGCGCGGGCGGCGGCGTCACGGCCGCGGAGCCTGCCGTCTTCACGACGGCGGCAGCTGACGGCGGCCCGGGCCGGTGGGACGCGCGGTCGCCGCTGTGGCCGTACTTCTCTGAGGAGTAG
- a CDS encoding LysE family translocator, with protein MTTFAIAALVLIMMPGPDQVLITRNALAGGTAGGLLTVLGGVLGLTVHASAAALGLSALLLTSATAFTALKIVGAAYLLWLAVQTLRSAARTRRSATMDETASPAAPAPAARPWAYLRHGFLSNALNPKVALFFVTFLPQFLSPGSGSPRAEALLLSAIFAGLYLTWFGLYVAAVERLGRWLRRPRVRARIEQVTGVLLLTVAVRLATATAH; from the coding sequence ATGACGACGTTCGCGATCGCAGCCCTGGTGCTGATCATGATGCCCGGCCCCGACCAGGTCCTCATCACGCGCAACGCCCTGGCCGGTGGGACGGCCGGCGGGCTGCTCACCGTCCTCGGCGGCGTCCTCGGCCTGACGGTGCACGCGAGCGCCGCCGCCCTGGGCCTGTCGGCCCTGCTGCTGACGTCGGCGACGGCGTTCACCGCGCTGAAGATCGTCGGGGCGGCGTACCTGCTCTGGCTCGCAGTACAGACGCTGCGCTCGGCCGCCCGCACCCGCCGATCGGCGACCATGGACGAGACGGCGTCACCTGCGGCCCCCGCGCCCGCGGCCCGGCCCTGGGCGTACCTGCGCCACGGCTTCCTCTCGAACGCGCTCAACCCCAAGGTCGCGCTGTTCTTCGTGACGTTCCTGCCGCAGTTCCTGTCTCCAGGTTCCGGCTCGCCTCGGGCGGAGGCGCTGCTGCTCTCGGCGATCTTCGCCGGCCTCTACCTCACCTGGTTCGGCCTCTACGTCGCCGCCGTCGAGCGCCTCGGCCGGTGGCTGCGGCGGCCGCGGGTCCGGGCCCGCATCGAGCAGGTCACCGGCGTGCTGCTGCTGACGGTGGCCGTCCGGCTGGCGACCGCCACCGCCCACTGA
- a CDS encoding RidA family protein encodes MTVQLLTPDGMFQPVPYHHVAVGTGSRHVHVAGQIARDADGNPVATGDLTGQIVQALRNTARGLAGAGATFADVVRLRFFVTHWQPELYDAFVAGIDQVADEIGLPRPLPPLSAIGVDYLFEPDVLVEVEAYAVLD; translated from the coding sequence ATGACGGTGCAGCTGCTCACCCCGGACGGCATGTTCCAGCCCGTCCCCTACCACCACGTCGCCGTCGGCACCGGCAGCCGGCACGTGCACGTCGCCGGGCAGATCGCCCGCGACGCCGACGGCAACCCCGTCGCGACCGGCGACCTCACCGGCCAGATCGTCCAGGCGCTGCGCAACACGGCGCGCGGCCTGGCCGGCGCCGGCGCCACCTTCGCCGACGTCGTCCGGCTGCGGTTCTTCGTCACGCACTGGCAGCCGGAGCTGTACGACGCGTTCGTGGCCGGCATCGACCAGGTCGCCGACGAGATCGGCCTCCCCCGGCCGCTCCCGCCGCTCTCCGCCATCGGCGTCGACTACCTCTTCGAGCCCGACGTGCTCGTCGAGGTCGAGGCGTACGCCGTCCTCGACTGA
- a CDS encoding ATP-binding protein has protein sequence MGLDDVALALRSLRQDAGLPSYAEIARRIGVARALRGVPLSERRPARATVYDCFRTERRRLDIDLVVEIVRALGADDAEAARWAQLCRVAQSRADAATVVTVHATLPAGSVFVPRRAATEAALAAIEAAAAPGGTRVVCLEGMPGSGKSRLAVELARTLTADDGGASGQLHADLRGFHPELPPAAPAAVLEGFLRLLGVPARELPAGQDERRALLERHLRDRRHVVVLDDAADAGQLLPLLPTGADAVVLVTSRTAVSETLTATDAVVTRVPVGPFSPDEAVELLRRVAGADPVDADAVAAVRLVEAVGCLPLAVHLTATRVAARPSWSVADHLDALLSRGAAVRLDEAVYSTLELSYLGLSPAAQATLRLLAVHSCPELDEAAVAALTGADTVDGRDALAELRAHHLAGEPRPGRFALHSLVRLFALDRSHDDDRPAERAAATDRLCDHYLAQVWAGYHAMFAPMGIVNRLPPDGVDVPEVDDETARQWLEANLGNLLTLAGHGPELGRPELASGLSDGASWWLNRYGRHTEAKLLHGLALDAALQAGDRVGEARARLDLGQVLVRLNEWDDATVQLVRAERLFSDAGDLYPTSAANNSLAIMDVHRGRLDQSIERFTRCVELARAAGNEHGVATALNNIAIVHRRAGRPDRALEFHGLAMEQAEGIGDRYVLVDALTNRSEAQLLLGRLDDALASATRGLAMAEELDDVPAIAYAHDAVGKVRAAGGDHAPAVDHYETALRLSRELTDRHLEAGVLNDLGATRLRRGELGLARDCHQEAHTVATEIGDRFEQARAESGLADVQAASGAAEPA, from the coding sequence ATGGGTCTCGACGACGTCGCGCTGGCGTTGCGGTCGCTGCGGCAGGATGCCGGGCTGCCGTCATACGCGGAGATCGCCCGGCGCATCGGGGTCGCCCGGGCCCTGCGCGGGGTGCCGCTCAGCGAGCGGCGGCCGGCGCGGGCCACCGTCTACGACTGCTTCCGCACCGAGCGGCGCCGCCTCGACATCGACCTCGTCGTCGAGATCGTCCGGGCCCTGGGCGCCGACGACGCCGAGGCGGCCCGGTGGGCGCAGCTCTGCCGAGTCGCGCAGAGCAGGGCCGACGCCGCCACCGTCGTCACCGTCCACGCGACGCTGCCCGCCGGGTCGGTCTTCGTCCCCCGCCGGGCCGCGACCGAAGCGGCGCTCGCGGCGATCGAAGCGGCCGCCGCGCCCGGCGGGACGCGGGTCGTCTGCCTCGAGGGCATGCCCGGCAGCGGGAAGTCCCGGCTCGCCGTCGAGCTCGCCCGCACCCTGACGGCCGACGACGGCGGCGCCAGCGGCCAGCTCCACGCTGACCTGCGCGGCTTCCACCCGGAGCTGCCGCCCGCAGCACCAGCGGCGGTTCTCGAGGGGTTCCTCCGGCTGCTCGGCGTACCCGCCCGCGAACTCCCGGCCGGCCAGGACGAGCGGCGCGCGCTGCTCGAACGACACCTGCGCGACCGCCGCCACGTCGTGGTCCTCGACGACGCCGCCGACGCCGGCCAGCTGCTGCCGCTGCTCCCCACCGGCGCCGACGCCGTCGTGCTCGTCACCAGCCGCACCGCCGTGAGCGAGACGCTGACCGCCACGGACGCCGTCGTCACCCGGGTGCCGGTCGGCCCGTTCAGCCCGGACGAGGCGGTCGAACTGCTGCGCCGCGTGGCCGGAGCGGACCCCGTCGACGCCGATGCCGTGGCCGCCGTCCGCCTGGTCGAGGCCGTCGGGTGCCTGCCGCTGGCCGTGCACCTCACCGCCACGCGTGTCGCCGCGCGACCGTCCTGGAGCGTCGCCGACCACCTCGACGCGCTGCTCAGCCGCGGCGCCGCGGTGCGCCTCGACGAGGCCGTGTACTCGACGCTCGAGCTGTCCTACCTGGGCCTCTCCCCCGCGGCGCAGGCGACGCTGCGGCTGCTGGCGGTCCACTCGTGCCCCGAGCTCGACGAGGCCGCCGTCGCCGCCCTGACCGGCGCAGACACCGTCGATGGCAGGGACGCCCTCGCCGAGCTGCGGGCGCACCACCTGGCCGGCGAGCCGCGGCCGGGCCGGTTCGCGCTGCACTCGCTGGTGCGGCTGTTCGCGCTGGACCGCTCGCACGACGACGACCGCCCGGCCGAGCGCGCCGCGGCGACCGACCGGCTGTGCGACCACTACCTCGCCCAGGTGTGGGCCGGCTACCACGCCATGTTCGCGCCCATGGGCATCGTCAACCGCCTCCCGCCCGACGGCGTCGACGTGCCGGAGGTCGACGACGAGACGGCCCGCCAGTGGCTCGAGGCCAACCTCGGCAACCTGTTGACGCTGGCCGGCCACGGGCCCGAGCTGGGCCGGCCGGAGCTGGCGAGCGGGCTGTCCGACGGCGCCTCGTGGTGGCTGAACCGCTACGGCCGCCACACCGAGGCGAAGCTGCTGCACGGGCTGGCCCTCGACGCGGCGCTGCAGGCCGGCGACCGCGTCGGCGAGGCGCGGGCGCGGCTCGACCTCGGCCAGGTGCTCGTGCGCCTCAACGAGTGGGACGACGCGACGGTGCAGCTGGTCCGCGCCGAGCGACTGTTCTCCGACGCCGGCGACCTGTACCCGACCAGCGCGGCGAACAACTCGCTGGCCATCATGGACGTCCACCGGGGCCGCCTCGACCAGAGCATCGAGCGGTTCACCCGCTGCGTCGAGCTGGCCCGAGCGGCCGGCAACGAGCACGGGGTCGCGACGGCGCTGAACAACATCGCGATCGTGCACCGGCGGGCCGGCCGCCCGGATCGGGCGCTGGAGTTCCACGGCCTGGCCATGGAGCAGGCCGAGGGCATCGGCGACCGGTACGTGCTGGTCGACGCGCTGACGAACCGGTCGGAGGCGCAGCTGCTGCTCGGCCGGCTCGACGACGCGCTCGCCTCGGCCACGCGCGGGCTGGCCATGGCCGAGGAGCTCGACGACGTGCCCGCGATCGCCTACGCGCACGACGCCGTCGGCAAGGTCCGCGCGGCCGGCGGCGACCACGCCCCCGCCGTCGACCACTACGAGACGGCGCTGCGGCTGAGCCGCGAGCTGACCGACCGGCACCTCGAGGCCGGCGTGCTCAACGACCTCGGTGCCACCCGCCTTCGCCGCGGCGAGCTGGGACTCGCCCGCGACTGCCACCAGGAGGCGCACACCGTCGCGACCGAGATCGGCGACCGGTTCGAGCAGGCCAGAGCCGAGTCCGGGCTGGCAGACGTCCAGGCGGCGTCGGGGGCGGCGGAGCCGGCCTGA
- a CDS encoding winged helix-turn-helix transcriptional regulator, which translates to MTETPQVTGRHRELLDQVLDKWSLHVLDALCEQPLRFNGLRRAIPVVTQKSLTATLRRLERNGMVERVVVSTRPVAVEYRITPLGKTLQDLIDALLLWTTVNLPDVERARAHFDFSPTSVGGQ; encoded by the coding sequence ATGACGGAAACCCCGCAGGTCACCGGGCGGCACCGCGAACTGCTCGACCAGGTGCTGGACAAGTGGTCGCTGCACGTGCTCGACGCGCTGTGCGAGCAGCCGCTGCGGTTCAACGGGCTGCGCCGCGCGATCCCCGTCGTGACGCAGAAGTCGCTCACCGCCACGCTGCGGCGACTCGAGCGCAACGGCATGGTCGAGCGGGTCGTCGTCAGCACCCGGCCGGTCGCGGTCGAGTACCGCATCACGCCGCTGGGGAAGACCCTGCAGGACCTCATCGACGCGCTGCTGCTCTGGACCACCGTCAACCTGCCCGACGTCGAGCGCGCCCGCGCCCACTTCGACTTCAGCCCGACTTCAGTCGGCGGTCAGTGA
- a CDS encoding LysR family transcriptional regulator produces MVSLVQLRVLDAVRRTGSVTAAAEALHYAQPSLSHHLTRLEAETGAQLLQRAGRGIRLTEAGRLLADRAAEIIGRVESATAELSTLVGLEAGRVRLAGFGSVMSALVPRAAAVLAGRHPGLELELTDAHPEDALALLRAGRIDLAVIFRFEETAPEDGVRLVHLLDDPLYLLTRGGGDELADHRDAAWVGGCVRCRSHLVELCEAAGFTPRLAHVTDDMVVMQGLVAAGLGVTTIPELALQAHRHPDITATRLAVPPRRIYAATYGEPPDPPATAAVIAALTEAASPG; encoded by the coding sequence ATGGTCAGTCTCGTCCAGCTCCGCGTCCTCGACGCCGTCCGCCGCACCGGGTCCGTCACGGCCGCCGCCGAGGCGCTGCACTACGCGCAGCCGTCGCTCAGTCACCACCTGACCCGGCTCGAGGCCGAGACCGGCGCCCAGCTGCTCCAGCGGGCCGGGCGCGGCATCCGGCTCACCGAGGCCGGCCGGCTGCTCGCCGACCGCGCGGCGGAGATCATCGGCCGGGTCGAGTCTGCGACGGCAGAGCTGTCGACGCTGGTCGGGCTCGAGGCCGGGCGGGTCCGGCTGGCCGGGTTCGGCTCGGTCATGAGCGCGCTGGTGCCCCGGGCGGCCGCCGTCCTCGCCGGGCGCCATCCGGGGCTCGAGCTCGAGCTGACCGACGCCCATCCCGAGGACGCGCTGGCACTGCTGCGGGCCGGGCGCATCGACCTCGCCGTCATCTTCCGGTTCGAGGAGACCGCGCCCGAGGACGGCGTCCGCCTGGTCCACCTGCTCGACGACCCGCTCTACCTGCTCACCCGGGGCGGCGGCGACGAGCTCGCGGACCACCGCGACGCGGCCTGGGTGGGCGGCTGCGTCCGGTGCCGCAGCCATCTCGTCGAGCTGTGTGAGGCGGCCGGCTTCACGCCGCGGCTGGCGCACGTCACCGACGACATGGTGGTCATGCAGGGCCTGGTCGCCGCCGGTCTGGGCGTGACGACGATCCCCGAGCTGGCGCTGCAGGCCCACCGTCATCCCGACATCACGGCGACGCGGCTCGCGGTGCCGCCGCGGCGCATCTATGCCGCCACCTACGGCGAGCCGCCCGACCCGCCCGCCACCGCCGCCGTCATCGCCGCCCTGACGGAGGCCGCCTCGCCCGGGTGA